A region from the Manihot esculenta cultivar AM560-2 chromosome 13, M.esculenta_v8, whole genome shotgun sequence genome encodes:
- the LOC122721543 gene encoding trans-resveratrol di-O-methyltransferase-like, with protein MASLAHGKHKAELLEAQSHIWNHIFNFINSMSLKCAVQLGIPDAIHSHGKPITISELIAALSLHPAKANCIPRLMRILVHSGFFARAKISQNDQEEGYILTNASQLLLKDHPLSVSPLLLTVLDPSLTRPWHYVSNWFQNDDPTPFATANRRTIWDFAGHELEFNNLFNEAMASDARLVINVLMNDCKWVFEGLKSLVDVGGGTGTVAKAIAKEFPQLECFVLDLPHVVAGLHGTHNLKYVGGSMFEAIPPADAILLKWIMHDWSHENCVKILKRCKEAIKGREGGKLIIIDMVMEQKEKEDHESNETELLLDMLMMVLYNSQERNEKEWAQLFHDAGFSNYEIIPILGLRSIIEVYP; from the exons ATGGCTAGTCTAGCTCATGGAAAGCATAAAGCTGAGCTACTTGAAGCTCAATCACATATATGGAACCACATTTTCAATTTCATCAACTCCATGTCCCTCAAATGTGCAGTTCAACTAGGAATTCCAGATGCCATCCACAGCCATGGCAAACCCATCACCATTTCTGAGCTCATTGCAGCTTTATCTCTCCACCCAGCCAAAGCCAATTGTATCCCTCGCCTTATGCGCATTTTGGTTCACTCTGGTTTCTTTGCTCGAGCAAAGATCAGCCAAAATGATCAAGAAGAAGGCTATATTCTCACTAATGCATCCCAGCTTCTCCTTAAGGATCACCCTTTAAGTGTCTCACCCTTGTTGCTTACCGTGCTTGACCCTTCTTTAACAAGACCATGGCATTATGTAAGCAATTGGTTCCAAAATGATGATCCTACCCCATTTGCTACGGCTAATAGGAGGACAATTTGGGACTTTGCTGGTCATGAACTAGAGTTCAATAATTTATTCAACGAAGCTATGGCGAGTGATGCTCGGCTGGTTATAAATGTGCTGATGAATGACTGCAAGTGGGTGTTCGAGGGGTTGAAGTCATTGGTTGATGTTGGTGGTGGAACAGGAACAGTAGCTAAAGCCATAGCTAAAGAATTCCCTCAGCTGGAATGCTTTGTGTTAGATCTCCCACATGTGGTGGCTGGTCTGCACGGTACTCACAACTTGAAATACGTTGGAGGCAGCATGTTTGAGGCGATTCCACCTGCGGATGCAATTTTACTCAAG TGGATCATGCATGACTGGAGCCATGAAAACTGTGTAAAGATACTGAAGCGATGTAAAGAAGCAATTAAGGGAAGAGAAGGAGGGAAGTTGATTATCATAGATATGGTGATGGAgcagaaggagaaagaagatcATGAGTCCAATGAAACAGAGCTCTTGTTGGATATGCTGATGATGGTGTTGTATAACAGTCAAGAGAGAAACGAGAAAGAATGGGCTCAACTCTTTCATGATGCTGGTTTCAGTAATTATGAGATAATCCCCATACTGGGTTTAAGATCTATCATTGAAGTTTATCCTTAA